AATGCCAATCACACCGGGGTGCCACGCCTCATTGTGAAGCGCGATTGAGAGGCCCGAATTTCCCTTCAGATACCGTTCGGCCACCAGAGAGGCATCAATAAAAGTGCCTTCATCGATCTGTTTCCGGTTGGTGTTTTCAGTTTCGAGGATCGACGCAAAATCAAGTGCTTCCGGGACCGATCGGGAAATCATCATCTGAACAGCCCGCTTGGCATCTCCCAACCGTCCGACTGCATTGATCCGCGGACCAATGGAAAAGACGATCTGAGAGGAATTAACGCTGTCGAGATGCAGGCCGGTTCGTTTTTCGATGGCAATCCAGCATGGACGGGGATTTTCCTGAATAATGGTCAGCCCCATCCGGGTCAGAATCCGGTTCTCGCCGATCAGGGGGACGATGTCAGCGGCGACCGCCACTCCGACGAAATCGAGAAACGATTCAGAAATGGACGGATCAATACCCATCTGACGGGTCAGTCCCTGAGTCAGCTTGAAGCCGACCCCGCAGCCGCAGAGTTCTTTGAACGGATAGGAACAATCCGGCCGTTTCGGATTCAGGATGGCCAATGCCTCGGGAAGGTGTTCGCCGACCGTGTGATGATCACAAATGATCAGATCAATGCCCCGTTCGCGGCAGTACAGCGCCTGTTTAACCGCTGTGATTCCGCAATCGACCGAAATGATGACTTTAACGCCTTCAGAATGGGCATGGTCGATTCCGGAAAGTGCAATGCCATAACCTTCCCGGATCCGGTCATTGATGTAGTAGGAAACATCGGCTCCGATCTCGCGCAGAAACGAAAAAAGCAGAGCCGTTCCGGTGGTTCCATCGACATCGTAATCGCCATACACCATGATTTTCTCATGCTGACGGATGGCTGATTCCAGGCGGTTCACCGCCCGGTCCATGTCTTTCATCAGGAAGGGA
The sequence above is drawn from the Bacteroidota bacterium genome and encodes:
- the recJ gene encoding single-stranded-DNA-specific exonuclease RecJ, with amino-acid sequence MNRGISSYDAARDFFRPSREKLHDPFLMKDMDRAVNRLESAIRQHEKIMVYGDYDVDGTTGTALLFSFLREIGADVSYYINDRIREGYGIALSGIDHAHSEGVKVIISVDCGITAVKQALYCRERGIDLIICDHHTVGEHLPEALAILNPKRPDCSYPFKELCGCGVGFKLTQGLTRQMGIDPSISESFLDFVGVAVAADIVPLIGENRILTRMGLTIIQENPRPCWIAIEKRTGLHLDSVNSSQIVFSIGPRINAVGRLGDAKRAVQMMISRSVPEALDFASILETENTNRKQIDEGTFIDASLVAERYLKGNSGLSIALHNEAWHPGVIGIVASRLVEKYYRPTVLMTTIEGVAKGSARSINGFDVYEALKACEDLIVQFGGHKYAAGLSVALENIPAFQKRFDEVVSRSMDPTLLVQEIQIDTPLNLTEINDRYWRVLKQFQPHGPDNMRPVFHSQELEVVGYPSIVGKGHLKFKVRQKNSPTFEVIGYNMESYYPLVLPNARSLEMVYSINENVWNGNSQLQLQLKDIR